A single Pseudoalteromonas phenolica DNA region contains:
- a CDS encoding Tim44 domain-containing protein, translating to MKNFLVIFSLISLLFATSFDAEARKKFGKKKSGKTHSTSTTQQKQQVDTKSLPAKTAGKSSKKGIMAGVLGGLLAGGLIAAMMGDDFEGFQFLEMILLAIAAFVIFKLIKGMMAKRQQPQMAGGPQFGQQQQFQQQPQQFQAQQPMQSSGGFGQQNDVPFNLPKDFDVNGFLQGARDHYHTVQKAWNDKDYNKMAEYLSPALVEEFKAEREQHDSVATEVIFVDAQLVRADTHPHVWEVSIMFKGKYRDLGDNQEEPIHEIWHLERQTQGEAPWLIVGVEDLID from the coding sequence ATGAAAAACTTTCTCGTTATTTTTTCACTGATCTCACTTTTATTCGCAACTAGCTTCGATGCTGAAGCCCGTAAGAAGTTCGGTAAAAAGAAATCAGGAAAAACACACAGCACTTCAACTACTCAGCAAAAACAACAAGTTGATACAAAAAGCTTACCTGCAAAAACAGCTGGAAAATCAAGTAAAAAAGGCATTATGGCCGGTGTACTTGGTGGCTTATTAGCAGGTGGTCTAATTGCAGCTATGATGGGTGATGATTTTGAAGGCTTCCAGTTCTTAGAAATGATCCTGTTAGCAATTGCAGCATTTGTTATTTTCAAGTTGATCAAGGGCATGATGGCAAAACGCCAACAGCCACAAATGGCAGGTGGCCCTCAATTTGGTCAGCAGCAACAATTCCAACAACAGCCACAGCAGTTCCAAGCGCAGCAACCAATGCAGTCTTCAGGAGGTTTCGGACAGCAAAATGATGTGCCATTTAATCTGCCTAAAGATTTCGATGTTAACGGCTTCTTACAAGGTGCACGTGACCACTACCACACAGTTCAAAAAGCCTGGAATGACAAAGACTACAACAAAATGGCTGAGTACCTAAGCCCAGCATTAGTTGAAGAATTTAAAGCTGAGCGTGAACAACATGACAGTGTTGCAACCGAAGTAATATTTGTTGACGCGCAACTTGTTCGTGCTGACACACACCCACATGTTTGGGAAGTGAGCATTATGTTTAAAGGTAAATACCGTGACCTTGGTGACAATCAAGAAGAGCCTATTCATGAGATTTGGCACTTAGAGCGCCAAACTCAAGGTGAAGCACCTTGGTTAATTGTTGGTGTTGAAGACCTAATTGATTAA
- the pheT gene encoding phenylalanine--tRNA ligase subunit beta has protein sequence MKFSEKWLREWVNPAIDTEALSEQLSMAGLEVDGVDAVAGDFSGVVIGEVVECGQHPDADKLRVTKINVGEDELLDIVCGAANCRQGLKVAVAKVGAVLPGDFKIKKAKLRGQPSHGMLCAFEELGMAESSDGILELPADAPIGQCIREYFNLDDVTIDVDLTANRSDCLGIKGLAREVGVLNSQDVTEVAIAAVEPTIEDTINIELVNSQACPRYLGRIIKGINLEATTPLWMVEKLRRSGVRSIDPVVDVTNYVLLELGHPMHAFDLAAIEGGIKVRNANENEELVLLDGNTAKLNPSTLLIADNNKALAMAGIFGGEGSGVKEGTQDILLESAFFAPLAIAGQARSYGLHTDASHRYERGVDPKLQRDAMERATALLLEIVGGEAGPVVEAVSEADLPVEKSVTLRRERLDRVIGYHIEDAKVTDILTRLGLTVEFTNDTWNAQVPSYRFDISIEEDLIEEVARVFGYNNIPNVAPTAALKMTTHQEAKLPVAKFRNELVARGYQEAITYSFVDPKVQQQLHPQSDALVLPHPISIEMSAMRVSLMTGLINTVVYNQNRQQSRLRFFEHGLKFLKDETAENGVSQIAVLGGIIYGNTHNEHWSIESKPVDFFDAKGDVEALIALTNDVSRFSFKAEANDGLHPGQSAAIYLDDKKVGFIGAVHPQLQKSLGLNNAAFVFEIEADALVARKLPEAVSVSKFPSNRRDIAILVADDVKIGDILNSIEKVGGNQLVDLNLFDVYKGKGIEPGFKSLAIALTLQAVDKTLEENDINTLVENVVAELANKFNASLRD, from the coding sequence ATGAAATTTAGTGAAAAGTGGTTACGTGAGTGGGTAAATCCAGCTATCGATACCGAGGCTCTTTCTGAACAACTTTCAATGGCTGGCCTTGAAGTTGATGGTGTGGATGCCGTTGCCGGTGACTTTAGTGGCGTTGTGATTGGTGAAGTGGTTGAGTGTGGTCAACACCCTGATGCTGACAAATTACGCGTAACAAAAATCAATGTAGGTGAAGACGAGCTGCTAGACATCGTATGTGGTGCAGCAAATTGTCGCCAAGGCCTAAAAGTTGCAGTTGCTAAAGTTGGTGCGGTATTACCGGGTGACTTTAAAATTAAAAAAGCAAAGCTTCGTGGTCAACCTTCTCATGGCATGTTATGCGCATTTGAAGAGCTAGGCATGGCTGAAAGCTCTGATGGTATTTTAGAACTGCCAGCAGACGCACCAATTGGCCAATGTATTCGTGAATACTTTAACCTTGATGACGTGACAATTGACGTTGACCTAACAGCAAACCGCAGTGACTGTTTAGGCATTAAAGGTCTTGCACGTGAAGTGGGTGTATTGAACAGCCAAGACGTGACTGAAGTTGCGATTGCTGCAGTTGAGCCAACAATTGAAGACACGATTAATATTGAGCTAGTAAATAGCCAAGCTTGTCCTCGTTACTTAGGCCGTATCATTAAAGGTATTAACCTTGAAGCGACAACACCGCTATGGATGGTTGAAAAGCTTCGTCGTTCAGGTGTACGCTCAATCGACCCGGTTGTTGACGTAACAAACTACGTGTTACTAGAGCTTGGTCACCCAATGCACGCGTTTGACTTAGCAGCAATTGAAGGTGGAATTAAAGTTCGTAACGCAAACGAAAATGAAGAGCTTGTGTTACTTGATGGTAATACTGCAAAACTTAACCCTTCAACTTTACTTATTGCTGATAACAACAAAGCGCTAGCAATGGCGGGTATTTTTGGCGGAGAAGGTTCAGGCGTTAAAGAAGGTACGCAAGACATTTTACTTGAAAGTGCATTCTTCGCACCACTGGCGATTGCAGGTCAAGCTCGTAGCTATGGCTTACACACAGATGCATCGCACCGTTACGAGCGTGGCGTTGATCCTAAGTTACAGCGAGATGCCATGGAGCGTGCAACAGCATTACTTCTTGAGATTGTAGGTGGTGAAGCAGGTCCAGTTGTTGAGGCTGTGTCTGAAGCAGATCTTCCAGTTGAGAAGTCAGTAACACTTCGACGTGAGCGTTTAGACCGTGTTATCGGTTATCACATTGAAGACGCTAAGGTAACAGATATTCTAACTCGCTTAGGTTTAACGGTTGAATTTACAAATGACACTTGGAATGCACAAGTGCCAAGCTACCGTTTCGACATCAGCATCGAAGAAGACCTAATCGAAGAAGTGGCGCGTGTATTTGGTTATAACAACATTCCAAATGTAGCACCGACAGCTGCGCTTAAGATGACAACGCACCAAGAAGCTAAGCTTCCAGTTGCTAAGTTCAGAAATGAGCTGGTTGCACGTGGCTACCAAGAAGCGATTACGTACAGCTTCGTTGACCCTAAAGTACAGCAGCAGCTTCATCCACAAAGCGATGCGTTAGTATTACCACACCCGATTTCGATTGAAATGTCAGCAATGCGTGTAAGCTTAATGACAGGTTTAATCAACACGGTTGTATATAACCAAAACCGTCAGCAATCACGTTTACGTTTCTTTGAGCACGGCTTAAAGTTCTTAAAAGATGAGACTGCAGAAAACGGTGTGAGCCAAATTGCGGTTCTAGGCGGTATTATTTACGGTAATACACATAACGAGCATTGGTCAATTGAGTCTAAGCCGGTAGATTTCTTTGACGCTAAAGGTGATGTAGAAGCCTTGATTGCTTTAACAAATGATGTAAGTCGTTTCTCGTTCAAAGCCGAAGCAAATGATGGCCTACACCCAGGTCAATCTGCAGCAATTTACCTTGATGACAAAAAAGTTGGCTTTATTGGTGCTGTTCATCCTCAGCTTCAAAAGTCTCTTGGTTTAAACAATGCAGCGTTTGTATTTGAAATTGAAGCAGATGCATTAGTTGCTCGTAAGCTGCCAGAGGCGGTTAGCGTGTCAAAATTCCCATCAAATCGCAGAGATATTGCTATTTTAGTTGCGGATGACGTAAAAATAGGCGATATTTTAAATAGCATTGAGAAAGTTGGCGGAAATCAATTAGTTGACCTAAACTTATTCGATGTGTACAAGGGTAAAGGTATTGAGCCGGGCTTTAAGAGCTTAGCGATTGCCCTTACATTGCAAGCAGTTGATAAAACGCTCGAAGAGAATGACATCAATACGCTTGTAGAAAACGTGGTGGCAGAACTTGCCAACAAATTTAATGCATCGTTGAGGGACTAG
- a CDS encoding substrate-binding periplasmic protein: MRLFIFIIVLFSSSTFASMNVGYFKDNIYQVVQGKTYKNGLLFNANDSKPVHIVTLDWPPYIGSQLCNKGWVFQFTVALLVEQGYSVYIEFLPWARAVRATELGKADILMPEYYIEDSAPSDTVEGKTRRELLALSNPFPGGEIGFLKRKGDADRFTGNLLSLKGQKIGVVRGYQNTPEFDAMMDNDEFTIIEAVDDLQLVKLLVGKRVDLIIGDPKVLKFTVSYSELPRPEKATLLRNIERETHSLQYNNLYFALSKRSPNWRTLLGDINKSLYQFNNSGETDRIVDMGITECY; encoded by the coding sequence ATGCGACTATTTATTTTTATTATTGTTCTATTTAGCTCTAGTACTTTTGCAAGTATGAATGTTGGCTATTTCAAAGATAATATATATCAAGTAGTTCAAGGGAAAACTTATAAAAATGGCTTACTGTTTAATGCAAACGATTCAAAACCTGTCCACATCGTAACCCTTGATTGGCCGCCTTATATTGGAAGTCAGTTATGTAATAAAGGTTGGGTATTTCAATTCACCGTCGCTTTGCTTGTCGAACAAGGATACAGTGTATATATCGAGTTTCTACCCTGGGCCAGAGCAGTAAGAGCCACCGAACTCGGCAAAGCTGATATTCTCATGCCTGAGTACTATATTGAAGACTCTGCCCCCTCAGACACGGTTGAGGGAAAAACTAGGCGCGAACTTCTCGCGCTTTCAAACCCCTTCCCAGGTGGTGAAATAGGTTTTTTAAAACGTAAAGGTGATGCTGATCGATTTACCGGAAACTTACTGTCACTTAAAGGTCAAAAAATTGGTGTAGTAAGAGGTTATCAAAATACCCCTGAATTTGATGCCATGATGGACAATGATGAGTTTACCATTATTGAAGCTGTTGATGACTTACAGCTGGTCAAATTATTAGTTGGTAAGCGTGTAGATTTAATTATTGGCGATCCAAAAGTACTTAAATTCACCGTCAGTTACTCCGAATTACCTCGACCAGAAAAAGCGACTCTATTAAGGAATATAGAACGTGAAACCCACTCACTCCAATACAACAATCTTTACTTTGCATTGAGTAAACGATCCCCTAATTGGAGAACACTACTGGGTGATATCAATAAGAGCCTTTATCAATTTAACAACAGTGGTGAAACAGATAGAATCGTCGATATGGGGATCACCGAATGTTACTAA
- the hda gene encoding DnaA regulatory inactivator Hda, producing the protein MMQLEPMQMALPVTLPDDETFSAYFGGEESLEVNHLKATLENRNDDFQFTYLCGLADSGKSHLLYATCIAAQELGLSTMLLSLREVISFGPEVLDGLESLDVLCIDDVHLVAGVDIWEKALFNFFNRFNEKGKCLVVTADLLPDMLHINLPDLESRLKWGTTFQIRSMSDDDKAEALVKRANMRGLELTDECARFLLTRLSRDMRALLDILDRLDHASMAAQRKLTIPFIKATLKL; encoded by the coding sequence ATAATGCAGTTAGAGCCAATGCAAATGGCTTTGCCAGTGACTTTACCTGATGATGAAACTTTCAGTGCCTATTTTGGTGGGGAAGAGTCTCTTGAAGTTAATCACTTAAAGGCGACGTTAGAAAATCGCAATGACGACTTTCAATTTACTTATCTATGTGGCTTAGCTGATTCAGGAAAATCTCACTTACTTTATGCCACTTGTATTGCGGCACAAGAATTAGGCTTATCGACCATGCTTTTGAGCCTTCGAGAAGTGATCAGTTTTGGCCCAGAAGTACTCGATGGTTTAGAGTCTTTAGATGTCTTGTGTATAGATGACGTGCATTTAGTCGCTGGCGTAGATATATGGGAAAAAGCGCTCTTTAACTTTTTCAATCGATTTAATGAAAAAGGTAAGTGTTTAGTGGTTACGGCAGATTTGTTGCCTGATATGTTACATATCAACTTGCCTGATTTAGAGTCTCGTCTGAAATGGGGAACGACATTTCAGATCCGCTCAATGAGCGATGATGATAAAGCAGAAGCATTAGTTAAACGTGCGAACATGCGAGGTCTTGAATTAACCGACGAATGCGCGCGTTTTTTACTGACCAGATTAAGCCGTGATATGCGCGCTTTGCTCGATATTTTAGACAGACTCGATCATGCATCGATGGCTGCACAAAGAAAACTCACAATTCCTTTCATAAAAGCCACTTTAAAACTGTAG
- a CDS encoding DUF2066 domain-containing protein, producing MILRLLFLCCLISPSLVKAIEVLDLYESTLYIKDKTRASRVDASQAALTNVIKKLTGKSEASSHPLIRQAMRSISDYMLKYEYLETRDGELQIKVKFEAQKVEELVQDANLPLWGNRRPKIAIWLAIEDGFRRDFVTQESYPQLERLIYDTAQDWGVPVVVPLMDLEDRSKVGIAEVWGNFSEPVEIASMRYQAERVITARMFKPEASDFWQLEWRYTDAELFESNQLVGDKQQVLIQMVNNFSDALVKQFAIDPNKTYASASSVLTVDKLSDFVTIEQARRQLISISTVVEVDVIERTNDAVKFLVEHTSDVTDLVKAIKLEQSFTPFVDPRAFYQLEDSHNLKYSWVGE from the coding sequence ATGATCCTTAGATTGTTATTTTTGTGTTGTTTAATCTCTCCAAGCTTAGTTAAAGCAATAGAGGTTTTAGACCTTTATGAAAGCACACTTTATATTAAAGATAAAACACGTGCCAGTCGCGTGGATGCAAGCCAAGCAGCGCTTACTAATGTAATCAAAAAGTTGACTGGCAAGTCCGAAGCAAGTTCTCACCCTTTAATTCGCCAAGCAATGCGCTCAATTTCTGACTACATGTTGAAATATGAGTATTTAGAAACACGTGATGGTGAATTACAAATTAAAGTAAAATTCGAAGCGCAAAAAGTTGAAGAACTTGTTCAAGACGCAAACCTGCCACTATGGGGTAATAGACGACCAAAGATAGCTATTTGGCTGGCGATTGAAGATGGTTTTCGTAGAGACTTCGTGACCCAAGAAAGCTACCCTCAGCTCGAACGTCTTATTTACGATACAGCTCAAGATTGGGGCGTACCAGTGGTTGTGCCACTGATGGATTTAGAAGATAGAAGCAAAGTTGGCATAGCAGAGGTGTGGGGTAACTTCTCTGAGCCAGTTGAGATTGCGTCGATGCGTTATCAAGCCGAGCGCGTGATCACAGCAAGAATGTTTAAGCCAGAAGCCAGTGATTTTTGGCAATTGGAGTGGCGCTATACTGATGCAGAATTATTCGAGTCGAATCAATTGGTAGGCGACAAGCAGCAGGTGTTGATTCAAATGGTTAATAACTTTTCTGATGCTTTGGTTAAGCAGTTTGCTATTGACCCAAATAAAACCTATGCGTCAGCAAGCTCAGTACTGACTGTCGATAAATTATCTGATTTTGTGACTATAGAACAGGCGAGAAGGCAGCTTATTAGTATCAGTACTGTTGTTGAAGTGGATGTGATCGAACGTACAAACGATGCGGTAAAGTTCCTGGTTGAGCACACCTCAGATGTTACCGATTTAGTCAAAGCGATTAAACTTGAGCAAAGCTTTACGCCTTTTGTAGATCCGAGAGCATTTTATCAATTAGAAGATAGCCATAACCTCAAGTATTCATGGGTAGGCGAATAA
- the cysK gene encoding cysteine synthase A, producing MSKIFADNSLTIGNTPIVKLNRVTGGNVFAKVEARNPSFSVKCRIGASMIWEAEKAGTLTEGKEIIEPTSGNTGIALAFVAASRGYKLTLTMPNTMSLERRKLLKALGANLVLTEGAKGMKGAIEKANEILASDPEKYVLLQQFENPANPKIHFETTGPEIFEAMEGKVDFFVAGVGTGGTISGTTRYLKQEKGLDVKAIAVEPVDSPVITQTLAGEEVKPGPHKIQGIGAGFIPDNLDLELIDGTELVSNEDAIEMAHQLMRDEGILVGISSGAAVVAAKRLAEKPENADKNIVVILPSATERYLSSPLFADQFSDQELVQ from the coding sequence ATGTCTAAAATCTTTGCAGATAATAGCCTAACTATTGGCAATACTCCGATCGTTAAATTAAACCGTGTAACAGGTGGTAACGTTTTCGCTAAAGTTGAAGCACGTAACCCAAGCTTCAGTGTTAAGTGTCGTATTGGCGCTTCAATGATCTGGGAAGCTGAAAAAGCAGGTACTTTAACTGAAGGCAAAGAAATCATCGAGCCAACATCTGGTAACACAGGTATCGCACTTGCGTTTGTTGCTGCATCTCGTGGTTATAAGCTAACGCTAACTATGCCAAACACAATGAGCCTTGAACGTCGTAAGCTACTTAAAGCATTAGGCGCTAATCTAGTACTGACTGAAGGCGCTAAAGGTATGAAAGGCGCTATCGAAAAAGCGAATGAGATCCTAGCAAGCGATCCAGAAAAGTATGTATTACTTCAACAATTCGAGAACCCTGCTAACCCGAAAATTCACTTCGAAACAACAGGTCCTGAAATCTTTGAAGCGATGGAAGGCAAAGTTGACTTCTTCGTTGCCGGTGTTGGTACAGGTGGTACAATTTCTGGTACTACACGCTACCTTAAACAAGAGAAAGGCCTTGATGTGAAAGCAATCGCGGTTGAGCCTGTTGATTCTCCTGTAATCACGCAAACACTTGCTGGTGAAGAAGTTAAGCCTGGTCCTCACAAAATCCAAGGTATCGGTGCAGGTTTCATCCCTGATAACCTTGATCTAGAACTTATCGATGGTACTGAGCTAGTTTCAAATGAAGATGCAATTGAAATGGCACACCAGCTAATGCGCGATGAAGGTATCCTGGTGGGTATTTCTTCAGGTGCTGCAGTTGTTGCAGCTAAACGCCTTGCTGAAAAGCCAGAAAACGCAGATAAGAACATTGTTGTTATTCTACCAAGTGCAACAGAGCGTTACCTATCAAGCCCATTATTTGCTGACCAATTCAGCGATCAAGAGTTAGTTCAATAA
- a CDS encoding carbohydrate binding family 9 domain-containing protein gives MLKTSLSTIFAALLAASSQSFASESLPFINATAEIDGKLDEAVWQQAKKITINNVTWPQENIKSPIETTAYVFENGTSLFIAFDAKDPNPELIRAFYRDRDSAWNDDLVGIKIDSFNNSLSAYQLFINPLGVQQDSIENELTKSENSSWNGIWDSAGTIHEGGYYVEVEIPLRVLNFDDSIDTKTMAMEFLRFYPRDQRLRISSMQIEHANNCWICQMPEYTGFEQAKQGNNFALIPSLVASKQQTRDIDGNETGEWIDEDNVEPSLDVKWAITPDMTLNATLNPDFSQVEADTGQLSVNNSFSLFFPEKRAFFLDNSDYFSSHLNLIHTRNIAAPDYGVKFTSNKQGHTVGAFIANDEKLNVMIPGNLGSRVVSFDQKSENLALRYRYDFNNVLSVGTTTTVRQSNDYSNQVISLDSKYKLTNNDIFKAQVLFSDTDYTQAFVDELCNGEQGDCQKPSQPECEESSDCDLNESTLRVLNEVDTKGMGYLLNYEHNEKHWRAFTSYQYRDRGLRSDLGFMSQIDFNKFLAGYEYRWYGDENTWWNRANWYTDWDITHNDNNELLEKEVQTNFSINGPLQSHINTGVEHRKRTGLRHNEASLAIDGNTDLFTENNLWTYMEMKPVSGVFTSLNISTGNKVDLANNRLGEQFRVRPVINLNLGKHFELRFRHTYQTLEADGADVFTANLTDVRMTYQFNLNSYLRLAVIKTDIERNPSNYIDSVDATYKGLSTQLLYSYKLNPQTVFFAGFSDSGYQDDELEEITKDSKTFFMKFSYAWLM, from the coding sequence ATGTTAAAAACTTCTCTATCGACCATCTTTGCAGCATTACTCGCTGCTTCTAGTCAATCATTTGCCTCTGAATCACTGCCTTTTATTAACGCTACGGCTGAAATTGATGGCAAACTTGACGAAGCCGTTTGGCAACAAGCAAAAAAAATAACAATTAATAATGTTACATGGCCACAAGAAAACATTAAGAGCCCAATTGAAACAACGGCTTACGTATTCGAAAATGGTACCTCATTATTCATTGCATTCGATGCAAAAGACCCAAACCCTGAACTTATTCGCGCTTTCTATCGAGACCGTGATAGTGCTTGGAACGATGACCTTGTTGGTATCAAAATTGACTCATTCAACAATAGCTTGAGTGCTTATCAATTATTTATTAATCCTCTTGGTGTGCAACAAGATTCTATTGAAAATGAACTAACGAAAAGCGAAAACAGCTCTTGGAATGGTATTTGGGATAGTGCTGGTACCATCCATGAGGGTGGTTATTACGTCGAAGTAGAAATTCCTTTAAGGGTTTTGAATTTTGATGACAGTATAGACACAAAAACCATGGCTATGGAGTTTTTAAGGTTCTACCCACGAGATCAACGTCTTCGTATTTCGAGTATGCAGATTGAACATGCCAATAACTGTTGGATCTGCCAAATGCCTGAGTACACCGGCTTTGAGCAAGCAAAACAAGGCAACAACTTTGCGCTTATTCCCTCACTGGTTGCAAGTAAACAACAAACTCGAGATATCGATGGTAATGAGACTGGTGAATGGATTGATGAAGATAATGTCGAGCCAAGCTTAGATGTAAAATGGGCTATCACCCCTGATATGACACTTAACGCCACTCTGAATCCTGACTTTTCTCAAGTAGAAGCCGATACAGGCCAGCTCAGCGTCAACAATAGCTTTAGTTTGTTCTTTCCAGAAAAGCGTGCTTTCTTTTTAGATAATTCTGACTACTTCTCATCACATTTAAACCTGATCCATACCAGAAATATTGCTGCGCCAGATTATGGCGTGAAGTTTACCAGTAATAAGCAAGGTCACACTGTTGGTGCCTTCATCGCTAACGATGAAAAACTAAATGTAATGATCCCGGGTAACTTAGGCTCGCGCGTTGTTTCATTTGACCAAAAAAGCGAGAACCTAGCATTAAGATACCGCTATGACTTTAACAATGTGTTATCTGTAGGAACGACAACAACGGTAAGGCAAAGCAATGATTACAGTAACCAAGTGATTAGCTTAGACAGCAAGTATAAGCTTACAAATAACGATATTTTTAAAGCGCAAGTATTGTTTTCAGATACCGACTATACGCAAGCTTTTGTTGATGAACTGTGTAATGGTGAACAAGGCGACTGCCAAAAACCATCTCAGCCAGAATGCGAAGAAAGCTCAGACTGCGATTTAAATGAAAGCACTTTACGTGTGCTTAATGAAGTAGATACTAAAGGTATGGGCTACTTATTAAATTATGAGCATAACGAAAAGCATTGGCGTGCTTTTACCAGCTATCAGTACCGAGATAGAGGTCTACGCTCTGATTTAGGCTTTATGTCGCAAATCGACTTCAATAAGTTTTTGGCCGGTTACGAGTATCGTTGGTATGGCGATGAGAACACTTGGTGGAACCGTGCTAATTGGTACACTGATTGGGACATTACGCATAACGACAATAATGAATTATTAGAGAAAGAAGTACAAACTAACTTCTCTATTAATGGTCCACTGCAAAGTCATATTAATACAGGTGTAGAACATAGAAAACGTACAGGCCTTAGACATAACGAAGCAAGCCTTGCCATCGACGGAAACACAGATTTGTTTACCGAAAACAACCTCTGGACCTACATGGAAATGAAGCCGGTATCAGGTGTGTTTACCAGCCTTAATATTAGCACGGGTAATAAAGTAGACCTTGCTAACAACCGTCTAGGAGAACAGTTCAGAGTACGCCCTGTCATTAATCTGAATTTAGGCAAGCATTTTGAACTGCGATTCAGACATACTTATCAAACATTAGAAGCAGATGGCGCAGATGTATTCACTGCCAATCTAACTGATGTACGAATGACTTATCAGTTTAATTTAAATAGCTATTTAAGATTGGCTGTGATTAAAACAGACATTGAACGCAACCCGAGTAATTACATCGACTCAGTTGATGCCACTTATAAAGGGTTAAGCACACAGCTACTTTACTCTTATAAGTTAAACCCTCAAACTGTGTTCTTTGCTGGCTTCTCTGATAGTGGCTATCAAGATGATGAATTAGAAGAAATTACAAAGGATTCAAAGACTTTCTTTATGAAGTTTAGCTATGCTTGGTTAATGTAA
- the ihfA gene encoding integration host factor subunit alpha, with protein sequence MALTKADIAEHLFEKLGMNKKDAKDIVEAFFEEIRSALEKGEQVKLSGFGNFDLRDKKERPGRNPKTGEDIPISARRVVTFRPGQKLKTRVEVGTSKE encoded by the coding sequence ATGGCGCTTACTAAAGCAGACATAGCTGAACACCTATTTGAAAAATTGGGGATGAACAAAAAGGATGCCAAAGACATAGTTGAAGCGTTTTTTGAAGAAATCCGCTCAGCGCTGGAAAAAGGAGAGCAGGTAAAGCTTTCTGGTTTTGGCAACTTTGATCTAAGAGACAAAAAAGAGAGACCAGGACGTAATCCTAAAACTGGAGAAGATATTCCAATCTCTGCACGTCGTGTTGTAACTTTCCGCCCTGGGCAGAAGTTAAAGACACGTGTAGAAGTAGGAACAAGCAAAGAATAG
- the pheS gene encoding phenylalanine--tRNA ligase subunit alpha, translating to MNLENILAEALEAVSSASEIAHLEDVRVKYLGKKGEITGLLKTLGKLAPEERKDAGAVINKAKTQVQDAINEKREALVAAELEKKLAAETIDVTLPGRVMPTGGIHPVTRTIERIETFFGELGFAVKSGPEVEDDFHNFDALNIPEHHPARADHDTFYFNPKLVLRTQTSGVQIRTMETEQPPLRIISPGRVYRNDYDQTHTPMFHQVEGLMVDTDVSFTELKGILHDFLRNFFEEDMEIRFRPSYFPFTEPSAEVDVKGKNGKWLEVLGCGMVHPNVLKSVGIDPEKYTGFAFGMGVERLTMLRYGVNDLRAFFENDMKFLNQFR from the coding sequence ATGAACTTAGAGAATATCTTAGCCGAAGCGCTAGAAGCCGTTTCGAGCGCGAGCGAAATTGCGCACCTAGAAGATGTACGCGTAAAATACCTTGGTAAAAAAGGTGAGATCACAGGTCTTTTAAAGACTTTAGGTAAATTGGCACCAGAAGAGCGTAAAGACGCGGGTGCTGTGATCAACAAAGCTAAAACGCAAGTACAAGACGCAATTAACGAAAAGAGAGAAGCATTGGTTGCTGCTGAGCTTGAAAAGAAACTCGCTGCAGAAACAATTGATGTGACTTTACCAGGTCGTGTAATGCCGACAGGCGGCATTCACCCAGTAACTCGTACAATTGAAAGAATTGAAACTTTCTTTGGCGAGTTAGGTTTTGCTGTTAAATCTGGCCCTGAAGTTGAAGACGACTTCCACAACTTTGATGCATTAAATATTCCAGAGCATCATCCTGCACGAGCTGATCACGATACTTTCTACTTTAACCCTAAGTTGGTTTTACGTACGCAAACAAGTGGTGTACAGATCCGAACTATGGAAACTGAACAGCCGCCACTACGTATTATCTCTCCAGGCCGTGTTTATCGTAACGACTACGACCAAACACACACGCCAATGTTCCACCAAGTTGAAGGCCTAATGGTTGATACTGACGTGAGCTTTACTGAACTGAAAGGTATTTTGCACGACTTCTTACGCAACTTCTTCGAAGAAGACATGGAAATCCGTTTCCGTCCTTCATACTTCCCATTTACAGAGCCTTCAGCTGAAGTAGATGTTAAAGGTAAAAATGGTAAATGGTTAGAAGTATTAGGTTGCGGTATGGTGCATCCAAACGTACTGAAGTCTGTTGGCATTGACCCAGAAAAATACACTGGCTTTGCATTCGGCATGGGCGTTGAGCGTTTAACTATGCTTCGCTACGGTGTGAACGACTTACGTGCGTTCTTCGAAAATGACATGAAATTCCTAAACCAATTCAGATAA